One Sphingopyxis macrogoltabida genomic region harbors:
- a CDS encoding ubiquinol-cytochrome C chaperone family protein, with product MFSLRKLFKPDPDPREARRPLWNAVVATARQPHWYEEGGVPDTLDGRFDMVSLILALVLHRIDEDPDVVRAGVELTELFVSDMDGQMRQIGFGDMVVGKQIGRMVGALGGRLGAYKAADGSDELRAALVRNLWRGGEAPGEERLAYVAAQVATQRAALAATPVAELIVADRLPGGSA from the coding sequence ATGTTCTCGCTCCGCAAACTCTTCAAACCCGATCCCGACCCGCGCGAGGCGCGCCGCCCGCTCTGGAACGCCGTCGTCGCCACCGCGCGCCAACCGCACTGGTATGAGGAGGGCGGCGTTCCCGACACACTGGACGGCCGTTTCGACATGGTCAGCCTGATCCTCGCGCTTGTCCTCCACCGTATCGACGAGGATCCCGATGTCGTTCGCGCCGGCGTCGAACTCACCGAACTCTTCGTGTCGGATATGGACGGACAGATGCGCCAGATCGGTTTCGGTGACATGGTCGTCGGCAAGCAGATCGGACGGATGGTCGGCGCGCTCGGCGGCCGCCTCGGCGCCTATAAGGCGGCCGACGGGTCGGACGAGCTGCGTGCCGCGCTGGTCCGCAACCTGTGGCGGGGGGGGGAAGCGCCCGGAGAGGAACGGCTGGCCTATGTCGCGGCGCAGGTTGCTACGCAACGTGCGGCGCTGGCAGCAACACCCGTTGCCGAACTGATCGTCGCCGACCGCCTGCCCGGGGGCTCCGCTTGA
- the rpsE gene encoding 30S ribosomal protein S5: MADEVQNVEGAPEAAPTEGQAPRRGRGGGRDGGRGGREGGRGRRDDRRPRDEDGGEELIEKLVHINRVSKTVKGGKRFGFAALVVVGDGKGRAGFGHGKAREVPEAISKATAAAKKAMIRVPLRDGRTLHHDGRGVFGAGNVTLRSAPAGTGIIAGGPMRAVFESLGVADVVTKSVGTSNPYNMIRATFEALGEQTSPKSVAQRRGKKVSDLIKRGGASDRAAEAEAAAVTE; this comes from the coding sequence ATGGCAGACGAAGTACAGAACGTCGAAGGCGCTCCCGAAGCTGCCCCCACTGAAGGCCAGGCCCCGCGCCGCGGCCGTGGCGGCGGCCGCGATGGCGGCCGTGGCGGTCGTGAAGGTGGCCGTGGCCGCCGCGACGATCGCCGCCCGCGCGACGAAGATGGTGGCGAAGAGCTGATCGAAAAGCTCGTCCATATCAACCGCGTGTCGAAGACCGTGAAGGGCGGCAAGCGCTTCGGTTTCGCCGCGCTCGTCGTCGTCGGCGACGGCAAGGGCCGCGCCGGTTTCGGCCATGGCAAGGCGCGCGAAGTGCCCGAAGCCATTTCGAAGGCGACCGCTGCCGCGAAGAAGGCGATGATCCGCGTTCCGCTGCGCGACGGCCGCACGCTGCACCATGACGGCCGCGGTGTGTTCGGCGCCGGCAATGTGACGCTGCGTTCGGCGCCCGCCGGTACCGGCATCATCGCCGGTGGCCCGATGCGCGCCGTGTTCGAATCGCTGGGCGTTGCCGATGTGGTGACCAAGTCGGTCGGCACCTCGAACCCCTATAACATGATCCGCGCGACCTTCGAGGCGCTCGGCGAACAGACCAGCCCGAAGTCGGTCGCGCAGCGTCGCGGCAAGAAGGTTTCGGACCTGATCAAGCGTGGCGGCGCGTCCGACCGCGCAGCCGAGGCCGAAGCCGCGGCGGTGACGGAGTAA
- a CDS encoding outer membrane protein assembly factor BamE, protein MPKLPASRPRLIVVGLMVALTAGGCTQMKGRQGYVVDPVLTQAITPGVDNRESVEKTLGRPTFVGQFSNNEYYYVSRETRQLAFANPRPIAQQVLRVRFDPAGNVAAVDKTGLELVSKLNPEGDKTPTLGRHRSFFEDIFGNIGAVGAPGAGAPPGQ, encoded by the coding sequence ATGCCCAAGCTTCCTGCCTCGCGCCCGCGCCTGATCGTCGTCGGACTGATGGTCGCGCTGACCGCGGGCGGCTGTACGCAGATGAAGGGGCGGCAGGGCTATGTCGTCGATCCGGTGCTGACGCAGGCGATCACGCCCGGCGTCGACAATCGCGAGTCGGTCGAAAAGACGCTCGGACGCCCGACTTTCGTCGGCCAGTTCAGCAACAATGAATATTATTATGTGTCGCGCGAAACGCGGCAGCTCGCCTTCGCCAATCCGCGCCCGATCGCGCAGCAGGTGCTGCGCGTCCGCTTCGACCCCGCCGGCAACGTCGCGGCGGTCGACAAGACCGGCCTCGAACTGGTGAGCAAGCTCAATCCCGAAGGCGACAAGACCCCGACGCTGGGCCGCCACCGCAGCTTCTTCGAGGATATCTTCGGCAATATCGGCGCGGTTGGTGCGCCGGGCGCCGGGGCGCCTCCGGGACAGTAA
- the rplR gene encoding 50S ribosomal protein L18, whose translation MAHLTSFQKRRQRVRTALRQRAAGRPRLSVHRSGRHIYAQLIDDAAGKTLAAASTLDKDVRGKTGATTAAAADVGKRLADAAKKAGVTQVVFDRGGFLFHGRIKALADAAREGGLEF comes from the coding sequence ATGGCACATCTCACCTCTTTCCAGAAGCGCCGTCAGCGCGTTCGTACCGCCCTCCGCCAGCGCGCCGCCGGCCGCCCGCGTTTGTCGGTGCACCGGTCGGGCCGTCACATCTATGCGCAGCTCATCGATGACGCCGCCGGCAAGACGCTGGCCGCTGCTTCGACGCTGGACAAGGATGTCCGCGGCAAGACCGGCGCCACCACCGCAGCCGCGGCCGATGTCGGCAAGCGGCTCGCCGACGCCGCCAAGAAGGCGGGCGTGACGCAGGTCGTGTTCGACCGCGGCGGCTTCCTGTTCCACGGGCGCATCAAGGCGCTGGCCGACGCGGCTCGCGAAGGCGGATTGGAGTTCTGA
- a CDS encoding DUF1737 domain-containing protein, with amino-acid sequence MKLYRLLTGPDDSAFCARVEGLLNRGWQLHGSPSITSVDGRGYVAQAIVMEKAGDYPGFQPSSEIEPD; translated from the coding sequence ATGAAGCTCTATCGCCTGTTGACCGGTCCCGACGACAGCGCCTTCTGCGCGCGGGTCGAGGGACTGCTCAACCGGGGGTGGCAGCTTCACGGCAGCCCCTCGATCACCAGTGTCGATGGCCGCGGCTATGTCGCCCAGGCCATCGTGATGGAAAAGGCCGGCGACTATCCCGGCTTTCAGCCATCGAGTGAAATCGAACCGGATTGA
- a CDS encoding adenylate kinase: MTLNIILLGPPGAGKGTQASRLEDEHGMVQLSTGDMLRAAVKAGTPIGLQAKAVMDAGELVSDEIVSGLIGERLDELGSDTSVIFDGYPRTAAQAESLDEILSARGRKLDHVIELRVEEDALVDRITGRFSCAKCGEGYHDRYKLPKVDNVCDACGSSEFKRRPDDNEETVRTRMAEYRAKTAPILPIYEARGIVTHVDGMAPIDEVNDAIETILATAG; the protein is encoded by the coding sequence ATGACGCTCAACATCATTTTGCTTGGTCCGCCGGGGGCGGGCAAGGGTACGCAGGCATCGCGCCTCGAGGACGAGCATGGCATGGTCCAGCTCTCGACCGGCGATATGCTGCGCGCCGCGGTCAAGGCGGGCACGCCGATCGGCCTGCAGGCCAAGGCGGTGATGGATGCGGGTGAACTCGTCTCGGACGAAATCGTCTCGGGCCTGATCGGCGAAAGGCTCGACGAACTGGGCAGCGATACGTCGGTGATCTTCGACGGCTATCCGCGCACCGCCGCGCAGGCCGAATCGCTCGACGAAATCCTCAGCGCGCGCGGCCGCAAGCTCGATCATGTTATCGAGCTTCGGGTCGAAGAAGACGCGCTCGTCGATCGCATCACCGGACGCTTCTCGTGCGCCAAATGTGGCGAGGGGTATCACGACCGTTACAAGCTGCCGAAGGTGGACAATGTTTGCGACGCTTGCGGGAGCAGCGAATTCAAACGCCGCCCCGACGATAATGAGGAAACGGTGCGCACCCGCATGGCCGAATATCGCGCCAAGACGGCGCCGATCCTGCCGATCTACGAAGCGCGCGGCATCGTGACCCATGTCGACGGCATGGCGCCGATCGACGAAGTCAACGACGCGATCGAAACGATTCTGGCGACCGCGGGCTGA
- the rpmD gene encoding 50S ribosomal protein L30, with translation MADKKIKIRQIGSPIRRPKSQRAILTGLGLGKMRREVELVDTPEVRGMIRKLPHMVEVVEG, from the coding sequence ATGGCCGACAAGAAGATCAAGATCCGCCAGATCGGTTCGCCGATCCGTCGTCCGAAGAGCCAGCGCGCCATCCTGACCGGCCTCGGCCTGGGCAAGATGCGCCGCGAGGTCGAACTGGTCGACACCCCGGAAGTGCGCGGCATGATCCGCAAGCTTCCGCACATGGTGGAAGTCGTCGAGGGCTAA
- a CDS encoding NADP-dependent malic enzyme, with product MDSGSKVQFSDREALLYHEYGRPGKIEIVASKPMATQRDLSLAYSPGVAVPVNAIAADPAKAYDYTIKGNLVAVISNGTAILGLGNLGALASKPVMEGKAVLFKRFADVDSIDLEVDTEDPQAFIDAVALLEPSFGGINLEDIAAPNCFIIEQALKEKMNIPVFHDDQHGTAIITAAGLINACHLTGRDLSTVKVVVNGAGAAAIACTALIKAMGVRHENVIMCDRKGTIWQGRTEGMDQWKSAHAVPTEARNLTEALIGADVFLGLSAAGALKPEMVKDMAPAPIIFAMANPDPEISPPDARAARPDAIIATGRSDYPNQVNNVLCFPFIFRGALDVHATAINEEMKIAAAYAIADLARQQVPEEVAAAYGGRASSFGPEYIIPSPFDPRLMEIVPAAVAEAAMQTGVAQRPIADLDEYRTRLRARLNPTTSVLTLAYEAARSNPKRVVFAEGEEEVVLRAAIQFRDGGYGIPVLVGREGLHDKLRAMGVADAESFEVHNSVNSPHVPEMVDMLYERLQRRGYLRRDAERMVNRDRNIFGSLLLKLGLADAMITGTTRTYSQTMREVRRVIDHAEGKTPFGIHVLVDQHHTIFMADTTVNERPSAVMLADIAERTAQVARRMGHEPRVAFLSYSTFGNPPGEWLDNIRDAVSILDQRNPGFEYEGEMAPDVALNEKVMKNYPFCRLSGPANVLVMPGLQSANLSAKLLRELGGGAVIGPMLVGMEKPVQVATMASTASDLVTLAVLAAGGIAQ from the coding sequence ATGGATAGTGGCAGCAAGGTGCAGTTTTCCGACCGCGAGGCCCTGCTCTACCACGAATATGGCCGGCCCGGGAAAATCGAGATCGTCGCGTCAAAGCCGATGGCGACGCAGCGCGACCTCAGCCTTGCCTATTCGCCCGGCGTCGCCGTCCCGGTCAACGCGATCGCCGCGGACCCGGCCAAGGCTTACGACTACACAATCAAAGGCAATCTGGTCGCGGTGATCTCGAACGGAACCGCAATCCTCGGTCTCGGCAACCTCGGCGCGCTCGCCTCGAAGCCGGTGATGGAAGGCAAGGCGGTGCTGTTCAAGCGCTTCGCCGACGTCGATTCGATCGACCTCGAGGTCGATACCGAAGATCCGCAGGCGTTCATCGACGCCGTCGCGCTGCTCGAACCGAGCTTCGGCGGCATCAACCTCGAGGATATCGCGGCGCCGAACTGCTTCATCATCGAACAGGCGCTGAAGGAAAAGATGAACATCCCGGTGTTCCATGACGACCAGCATGGCACCGCGATCATCACCGCCGCGGGCCTGATCAACGCCTGTCACCTGACCGGGCGCGACCTTTCGACCGTCAAGGTCGTCGTCAACGGCGCGGGCGCGGCCGCGATCGCCTGCACCGCGCTCATCAAGGCGATGGGCGTGCGGCACGAAAATGTCATCATGTGCGATCGCAAGGGCACGATCTGGCAGGGCCGGACCGAAGGCATGGACCAGTGGAAGTCGGCGCATGCCGTGCCGACCGAAGCGCGCAACCTGACCGAAGCGCTGATCGGTGCCGACGTCTTCCTCGGCCTCTCGGCCGCGGGGGCGCTCAAGCCCGAAATGGTCAAGGACATGGCACCGGCGCCGATCATTTTCGCGATGGCGAACCCCGATCCCGAAATCTCGCCGCCGGATGCTCGTGCCGCAAGACCCGACGCAATCATCGCGACCGGGCGCTCGGACTATCCGAACCAGGTCAACAATGTTCTCTGCTTCCCCTTCATCTTCCGCGGCGCGCTCGATGTCCATGCGACCGCGATCAACGAAGAGATGAAGATCGCCGCGGCCTATGCGATCGCCGACCTCGCGCGCCAGCAGGTGCCCGAGGAAGTCGCCGCGGCCTATGGCGGACGTGCGTCGAGCTTTGGTCCCGAATATATCATCCCGTCGCCCTTCGACCCGCGTTTGATGGAAATCGTTCCCGCCGCGGTCGCCGAAGCGGCGATGCAGACGGGCGTCGCGCAGCGGCCGATTGCGGATCTCGACGAATATCGCACCCGCCTCCGTGCGCGCCTCAACCCGACGACGTCGGTACTGACGCTCGCCTATGAAGCCGCGCGGTCGAACCCGAAGCGCGTCGTTTTTGCTGAGGGCGAAGAGGAGGTCGTGCTGCGCGCCGCGATCCAGTTCCGCGACGGCGGCTACGGCATTCCGGTGCTCGTCGGGCGCGAAGGGCTGCACGACAAATTGCGCGCGATGGGCGTCGCCGACGCCGAGTCGTTCGAGGTGCACAACAGCGTCAATTCGCCGCATGTGCCAGAGATGGTCGACATGCTCTACGAACGGCTGCAGCGGCGCGGTTATCTCCGCCGCGATGCCGAACGCATGGTCAACCGCGATCGCAACATCTTCGGCTCACTGCTGCTCAAGCTCGGCCTTGCCGATGCGATGATCACCGGCACGACGCGCACCTATTCGCAGACGATGCGCGAAGTGCGGCGGGTGATCGACCATGCCGAGGGCAAGACGCCCTTCGGCATCCACGTCCTTGTCGACCAGCATCACACCATCTTCATGGCCGACACGACGGTGAACGAACGGCCGTCGGCCGTCATGCTCGCCGATATCGCCGAACGTACCGCACAGGTCGCGCGGCGGATGGGGCACGAGCCGCGAGTCGCCTTTCTCTCCTATTCGACCTTCGGCAACCCGCCGGGCGAATGGCTCGACAATATCCGCGATGCGGTTTCGATCCTCGACCAGCGGAACCCGGGCTTCGAATATGAAGGCGAAATGGCGCCCGACGTCGCGCTGAACGAGAAGGTGATGAAGAACTATCCCTTCTGCCGCCTGTCGGGCCCGGCGAACGTGCTGGTGATGCCGGGACTGCAATCGGCCAATCTGTCGGCGAAGCTGCTCCGCGAACTCGGCGGCGGTGCGGTGATCGGACCGATGCTCGTCGGCATGGAAAAGCCGGTGCAGGTCGCGACGATGGCATCGACCGCATCCGATCTGGTCACGCTCGCCGTGCTCGCGGCTGGCGGGATCGCGCAATAG
- the rplO gene encoding 50S ribosomal protein L15 — translation MTIKLNELRDNAGARKGRMRVGRGIGSGKGKTAGRGQKGQKARSGVAINGFEGGQMPLHMRIPKRGFNNIFGKDFAIVNLGMIQKLVDAKKLDAKAVIDHAALKAAGVARGGKDGVRLLAKGEYSAKLNFAVAGASKGAIEAVEKAGGKVELPEVKEAAPEGKKAQRRAKAKAE, via the coding sequence ATGACGATCAAGCTTAACGAACTTCGTGACAACGCCGGCGCCCGCAAGGGCCGGATGCGCGTCGGACGCGGCATCGGCTCGGGCAAGGGCAAGACCGCCGGCCGCGGCCAGAAGGGTCAGAAGGCCCGCAGCGGCGTCGCGATCAACGGCTTCGAGGGCGGCCAGATGCCGCTTCACATGCGCATCCCGAAGCGCGGCTTCAACAATATCTTCGGCAAGGACTTTGCCATCGTCAATCTGGGCATGATCCAGAAGCTGGTCGATGCGAAGAAGCTCGATGCCAAGGCCGTGATCGATCACGCCGCGCTCAAGGCGGCTGGCGTTGCACGCGGCGGCAAGGACGGCGTTCGCCTCCTCGCCAAGGGCGAATATAGCGCCAAGCTGAATTTCGCGGTTGCCGGCGCGTCGAAGGGCGCGATCGAGGCGGTCGAAAAGGCCGGCGGCAAGGTCGAGCTTCCTGAAGTCAAGGAAGCAGCGCCCGAAGGCAAGAAGGCCCAGCGTCGCGCCAAAGCCAAGGCCGAGTAA
- a CDS encoding SRPBCC family protein yields the protein MLPTTPAAAKVIDQSEIGFTVAHTAQVAATPADVWKMLRTPDKWWSKEHSWSGDAANFWLDSQAGGCFCEKLPDTGSGLGSVQHARIVFAKPNQMLRLSGAFGPLQGEALNGTLTVQIKQTPTGSAIRFDYVVGGYMRFKVGDIAPAVDGVIGEQLAGLAKALGGALPPSRDEKAAADADKQKSGTDANEAPADEGPGLDDVAADLAKDDEVVAPR from the coding sequence ATGCTTCCCACCACGCCGGCGGCCGCCAAGGTGATCGACCAGAGCGAAATCGGTTTTACCGTCGCGCATACCGCGCAGGTTGCAGCGACGCCCGCCGATGTGTGGAAGATGCTCCGGACGCCCGACAAATGGTGGTCGAAAGAGCATAGCTGGTCGGGCGATGCCGCCAATTTCTGGCTCGATTCGCAGGCCGGCGGCTGCTTCTGCGAGAAATTGCCAGATACGGGATCGGGTCTTGGCAGCGTCCAGCACGCGCGGATCGTTTTTGCCAAGCCGAACCAGATGCTGCGCTTGTCGGGCGCGTTCGGTCCGCTGCAGGGCGAGGCGCTGAACGGCACGCTGACGGTGCAGATCAAGCAAACGCCGACCGGATCGGCGATCCGCTTCGATTATGTCGTCGGCGGCTATATGCGCTTCAAGGTCGGCGACATCGCGCCCGCGGTCGACGGCGTGATCGGCGAACAGCTTGCGGGGCTCGCGAAAGCGCTCGGCGGCGCGCTGCCGCCATCGCGCGACGAAAAGGCCGCGGCCGACGCCGACAAGCAAAAGTCTGGGACCGATGCCAACGAAGCTCCGGCCGACGAAGGGCCCGGCCTCGACGATGTCGCGGCCGATCTGGCGAAAGACGACGAGGTCGTGGCTCCCCGCTAG
- a CDS encoding YceD family protein: MNADPEFSHIVTLADAAHGKTIAIEADAEARERIAKRLDLVKLASFAVTAEVRAVAGGIAARGEVRAELVQRCAATDLPVPANLTETFDLKFLRDVDAAASEEEIEISDADCDILPLEGDRIDLGEAAVQTLSLGLDPFPRHPDADRILAEKGVLSEEAAGPLAALAKLRGKPTS, from the coding sequence TTGAACGCCGATCCCGAATTTTCGCACATCGTCACGCTGGCCGACGCCGCGCACGGCAAGACGATTGCGATCGAAGCCGACGCCGAAGCCCGCGAACGGATCGCAAAACGGCTCGATCTCGTTAAACTCGCCTCCTTCGCCGTGACCGCCGAGGTGCGTGCCGTCGCCGGCGGCATCGCAGCGCGCGGCGAGGTGCGCGCCGAACTCGTCCAGCGCTGCGCCGCGACCGACCTGCCGGTGCCGGCGAACCTGACCGAAACGTTCGACCTGAAATTCCTGCGCGACGTCGACGCAGCGGCGAGCGAAGAGGAAATCGAGATCAGCGACGCGGATTGCGACATATTGCCGCTCGAAGGCGACCGGATCGATCTGGGCGAGGCCGCCGTGCAAACGCTTTCGCTCGGGCTCGATCCCTTTCCGCGCCACCCCGACGCCGACCGCATCCTCGCCGAGAAGGGCGTGCTGAGCGAAGAGGCTGCGGGACCGCTCGCAGCGCTTGCCAAGCTGCGCGGCAAACCCACATCCTGA
- the rpsH gene encoding 30S ribosomal protein S8 has translation MAMTDPLGDMLTRIRNGQQAKKDSVLTPASTLRVRVLDVLQREGYIRGYSEEALGAKGQHKGIRIELKYFEGQPAIRHVARVSKPGRRVYSGSKELPIVRNGLGITIVSTPRGVLSDAEAREHNVGGEVLAEVF, from the coding sequence ATGGCAATGACCGATCCCCTGGGTGATATGCTCACCCGCATCCGCAACGGCCAGCAGGCGAAGAAGGACAGCGTCCTGACGCCGGCTTCGACGCTGCGCGTCCGCGTTCTCGATGTTCTCCAGCGCGAAGGCTATATCCGCGGCTATAGCGAAGAAGCGCTGGGCGCGAAGGGCCAGCATAAGGGCATCCGCATCGAGCTCAAATATTTCGAAGGCCAGCCGGCGATCCGCCACGTGGCCCGCGTCTCGAAGCCGGGTCGCCGCGTCTATTCGGGTTCGAAGGAACTGCCGATCGTGCGCAACGGCCTTGGCATCACCATCGTGTCGACCCCGCGTGGCGTTCTCTCGGACGCCGAAGCTCGCGAGCATAATGTCGGCGGCGAAGTGCTGGCGGAGGTGTTCTGA
- the rplF gene encoding 50S ribosomal protein L6 — translation MSRIGKKAVAIPGGVTAAIDGGQLSVKGPKGTLAMPLSDLINYEVGEGSISVQPANSTREARAFWGMQRTLVQNLITGVTEGFTKVLEITGVGYRANSQGKTLKLQLGYSHDVDFAVPEGIEIKTPDNTTIEISGIDKQKVGQVAAEIRRWRKPEPYKGKGIKYRGEYIFRKEGKKK, via the coding sequence ATGTCCCGCATTGGTAAAAAGGCAGTGGCAATCCCGGGCGGCGTCACCGCCGCGATCGACGGCGGCCAGCTGTCGGTCAAGGGTCCCAAGGGCACGCTGGCGATGCCGCTGTCCGACCTCATCAACTATGAAGTCGGCGAAGGCAGCATCTCGGTGCAGCCCGCGAACAGCACCCGCGAAGCACGGGCGTTCTGGGGCATGCAGCGCACGCTGGTCCAGAATCTGATCACCGGCGTGACCGAAGGCTTCACCAAGGTCCTCGAAATCACCGGTGTCGGCTATCGCGCCAACTCGCAGGGCAAGACGCTGAAGCTGCAGCTCGGCTACAGCCACGATGTCGATTTCGCGGTGCCCGAAGGCATCGAGATCAAGACGCCGGACAACACGACGATCGAGATCAGCGGTATCGACAAGCAGAAAGTCGGCCAGGTCGCGGCGGAAATCCGCCGCTGGCGCAAGCCCGAACCCTATAAGGGCAAGGGCATCAAATATCGCGGCGAGTACATCTTCCGCAAAGAAGGCAAGAAGAAGTAA
- the secY gene encoding preprotein translocase subunit SecY, which produces MASRADQLASNLNFSKFGQATELKRRIWFTIGALIVFRFLSFVPLPGVDPVALSRLYDQAASGGILDIFNTFSGGSLERMSIIALGVMPYITASIVVQLASALSPSLAALKKEGESGRKKLNQYTRYGTVALTAIQGYFIAVGLENLGQSQGIAAVVDPGMMFRIGAVISIVGGTLFLMWLGEQITSRGIGNGVSLIIMAGILAQLPRSFAQMFTQVREGSMGGGTIVAVIGGAIAIIAFISFMERAQRRVLVQYPKRATQRGVMQADRSHLPLKVNTAGVIPPIFASSLLLMPLTVTQMMGNNVKGDTAWGDFLITLNQYLAHGQPLYMALYAAGIIFFCFFYVAVVFNPEETADNLKRQNGFIPGIRPGKNTAAYLDHVLTRITVIGAAYLAAICLVPEYFIAGSGLPFQLGGTSLLIIVNVTIDTISQIQSHMLAHQYGDLIKKAKLKGGVARR; this is translated from the coding sequence ATGGCCTCTCGCGCCGACCAGCTTGCATCCAACCTGAACTTTTCGAAGTTCGGCCAGGCGACCGAACTCAAGCGGCGAATCTGGTTCACGATCGGCGCGCTGATCGTTTTCCGTTTCCTGTCGTTCGTGCCGCTGCCGGGCGTCGACCCGGTCGCGCTGTCGCGGCTTTACGATCAGGCGGCGTCGGGCGGCATCCTCGACATCTTCAACACCTTCTCGGGCGGCAGCCTCGAGCGCATGAGCATCATCGCGCTCGGCGTCATGCCCTACATCACGGCGTCGATCGTCGTCCAGCTCGCCTCGGCGCTGTCGCCGAGCCTCGCCGCTCTCAAGAAAGAGGGCGAGAGCGGGCGCAAGAAGCTCAACCAATATACGCGCTACGGCACCGTCGCGCTGACCGCGATCCAGGGCTATTTCATCGCCGTCGGCCTCGAAAACCTCGGCCAGAGCCAGGGCATCGCCGCGGTCGTCGACCCGGGGATGATGTTCCGCATCGGCGCCGTCATCTCGATCGTCGGCGGTACGCTGTTCCTGATGTGGCTCGGCGAACAGATCACCAGCCGCGGGATCGGCAACGGCGTGTCGCTGATCATCATGGCGGGCATTCTTGCCCAGCTTCCGCGCAGCTTCGCGCAGATGTTCACGCAGGTCCGCGAAGGCTCGATGGGGGGCGGCACGATCGTCGCCGTCATCGGCGGCGCGATCGCGATCATCGCCTTCATCAGCTTCATGGAACGCGCCCAGCGCCGCGTCCTCGTCCAGTATCCGAAACGCGCGACGCAGCGCGGTGTGATGCAGGCCGACCGCAGCCATCTGCCGCTCAAGGTCAACACCGCGGGCGTCATCCCGCCGATCTTCGCCTCGTCGCTGCTGCTGATGCCGCTCACCGTCACCCAGATGATGGGCAATAATGTGAAGGGCGATACCGCCTGGGGCGATTTCCTGATCACCCTCAACCAGTATCTCGCGCACGGCCAGCCGCTCTATATGGCGCTCTATGCCGCGGGCATCATCTTCTTCTGCTTCTTCTACGTCGCGGTTGTCTTCAACCCCGAAGAAACCGCCGACAATCTGAAGCGTCAGAACGGCTTCATCCCCGGTATCCGCCCAGGCAAGAACACCGCCGCCTATCTCGACCATGTGCTGACCCGCATCACCGTGATCGGTGCGGCCTATCTCGCGGCGATCTGTCTGGTGCCGGAATATTTCATCGCCGGATCGGGCCTGCCGTTCCAGCTCGGCGGCACCAGCTTGCTGATCATCGTCAACGTGACGATCGACACGATCAGCCAGATCCAGAGCCACATGCTCGCGCATCAATATGGCGACCTCATCAAGAAGGCCAAATTGAAGGGCGGCGTTGCGCGGCGCTGA
- the rpsN gene encoding 30S ribosomal protein S14, whose amino-acid sequence MAKLSSMNKNERRKKLVKKYAGRYAKLKAIAADTSLDDGERLIARLKMAEIPRNGNPTRIRNRCELTGRPRAYYRKFRLCRIQLRDLANKGLIPGVVKSSW is encoded by the coding sequence ATGGCGAAACTGAGTTCGATGAACAAGAACGAGCGTCGCAAGAAGCTGGTGAAGAAATATGCCGGCCGTTATGCGAAGCTGAAGGCGATTGCGGCGGACACGTCGCTCGATGATGGCGAGCGTCTGATCGCGCGCCTCAAGATGGCGGAAATCCCGCGCAATGGTAACCCGACCCGCATCCGCAACCGGTGCGAGCTGACCGGGCGCCCGCGCGCTTATTATCGCAAATTCCGGCTGTGCCGTATCCAGCTCCGCGATCTGGCCAACAAGGGCCTGATCCCCGGTGTTGTGAAGTCGAGCTGGTAA